The following coding sequences lie in one Chanos chanos chromosome 4, fChaCha1.1, whole genome shotgun sequence genomic window:
- the chst3a gene encoding carbohydrate sulfotransferase 3a: MRNKYAIIIICIVALVIIEKENNIISRVSEKLSLRQTPQATPELPLVYNVTSAPVVDDNRSFTVLSQDFPTFPQINIDEENDTQPRPQPHEAVQGGHKHVLLLATTRTGSSFVGEFFNQQGSGMFYLFEPLWHVERMLTLETGGINATVSSRAYRDVLQRLFLCDFNLLEHFISPPPQDHVTPSLFRRESSAALCEEPVCTPVVKDVFERYHCKNQRCGPLNLTLASEACLRKEHRVIKTVRVRQLETLRPLAEDPRLNVKLIHLVRDPRAILASRMVAFASKYQNWKSWAENGEVPIEDEEVKHLQGNCNQIRLSAELGLSQPHWLANRYMLVRFEDIARYPMQKAAEMYRFTGIPFTSQAKEWILKNTHTSESASGVYSTQKNSSEQVEKWRFSIPFKLAQVVQEVCGPTMKLFGYRFVDDEGTLVNKSFSLLEEKEFHVS, encoded by the exons ATGAGGAACAAATatgccatcatcatcatctgcaTCGTGGCTCTTGTCATCATTGAAAAGGAGAACAATATCATCTCAAG GGTCTCTGAAAAGCTGTCTCTAAGACAGACTCCGCAGGCCACCCCAGAGCTTCCGTTGGTATACAATGTCACCAGCGCCCCCGTAGTCGACGACAACCGCTCCTTCACCGTCCTAAGCCAAGACTTTCCCACGTTTCCTCAAATCAACATCGATGAGGAAAACGACACCCAGCCCCGGCCTCAGCCCCACGAGGCCGTTCAGGGCGGGCACAAGCACGTCCTCCTACTGGCCACCACCCGCACGGGTTCCTCCTTTGTCGGGGAGTTCTTCAACCAGCAGGGCAGCGGCATGTTTTACCTTTTCGAGCCGCTGTGGCACGTGGAGAGGATGCTGACTTTGGAGACGGGCGGCATCAACGCCACCGTGTCCTCGCGGGCGTACAGAGACGTGCTCCAGCGTCTCTTCCTGTGCGACTTTAACCTGCTAGAGCATTTCATCAGCCCTCCTCCTCAGGACCACGTCACTCCTTCGCTGTTCCGCCGTGAATCCAGCGCCGCCCTGTGTGAAGAGCCGGTCTGCACGCCGGTCGTGAAGGACGTTTTCGAGAGGTACCACTGTAAGAACCAGAGATGTGGGCCGCTCAACTTGACCCTGGCCTCCGAGGCCTGCCTGAGGAAGGAACACAGGGTCATCAAGACGGTGAGGGTCCGTCAACTCGAGACGCTTCGGCCTCTGGCTGAAGACCCGCGCCTTAACGTTAAACTCATTCACCTGGTGAGGGACCCACGGGCCATCCTGGCCTCCAGGATGGTGGCTTTCGCCAGTAAATATCAGAACTGGAAAAGCTGGGCGGAAAACGGAGAGGTTCCCATCGAAGACGAGGAGGTGAAGCACCTCCAAGGAAACTGCAACCAGATCCGTTTGTCCGCGGAGCTGGGCTTGAGTCAGCCCCACTGGTTGGCGAATCGCTACATGCTGGTGCGCTTTGAGGATATCGCCAGGTACCCCATGCAGAAAGCTGCGGAGATGTACAGGTTTACTGGAATTCCTTTCACGTCGCAGGCAAAAGAATGGATcctgaagaacacacacacgtcagagaGTGCCAGCGGAGTGTATTCCACGCAGAAAAATTCCTCGGAACAGGTGGAAAAGTGGAGGTTTAGTATTCCTTTCAAACTGGCACAAGTTGTGCAGGAGGTCTGTGGGCCTACCATGAAACTTTTCGGGTACAGATTTGTTGACGACGAAGGAACACTAGTCAACAAGTCATTCAGTTTGCTTGAAGAAAAGGAATTTCATGTGTCTTAG